Proteins from a genomic interval of Chroococcidiopsis thermalis PCC 7203:
- a CDS encoding DUF3155 domain-containing protein, with product MARRRKRKSRRRQEGRRILEHVPQYSIESGEDKPVTAARKFIQAEGIAPPALLLVKRNEHTTDRYFWAEKGLFGAQYVEENHFLFPSLRVLENPPEKELVAAHR from the coding sequence TTGGCAAGAAGACGCAAGCGCAAAAGTCGTCGTCGCCAGGAAGGACGTCGCATCCTCGAGCATGTGCCTCAATATAGCATTGAAAGTGGCGAAGATAAACCCGTGACTGCTGCTCGGAAGTTTATTCAAGCGGAGGGAATTGCTCCGCCTGCATTGCTGCTGGTTAAGCGAAACGAGCACACTACAGATCGCTACTTCTGGGCAGAAAAAGGTTTGTTTGGGGCGCAGTATGTAGAAGAGAATCATTTCTTGTTCCCTAGTCTACGGGTACTAGAAAATCCTCCTGAAAAGGAACTCGTTGCCGCACACAGGTAG
- the serS gene encoding serine--tRNA ligase: MLDIKQIRENPQTVQERLQRRGDYDLQPLLELDRQQRELEQARSQLQARSNEIGKLVGQKIKSGSSPDSPEVQDLREEGNTIKTRLSELEPQERELKEQIETFLLTIPNLPSDSTPIGKNETENIEVRRWGDEYLPQNANILPHWEIGEKLGLLNFERSTKIAQSRFVSLIGIGAQLERALIQFMLDRQTAAGYVEIIPPFLINSQSLTASGQLPKFAEESFKCANDDLWLSPTAEVPITNFYRGEILTAEDLPINHCAYTPCFRREAGSYGRDTRGLIRLHQFNKVELYKFVHPDTSEQEHQKLLHDAEAILQALQLPYRVLELCTGDLGFSSTKTYDLEVWLPSSEKYREISSCSNCMDFQARRGSIRFKEAGKKGTQYVHTLNGSGLAVGRTMAAILENYQQPDGTIKVPEVLQPYLRREVIGER; encoded by the coding sequence GTGCTGGATATTAAGCAAATTAGAGAAAATCCCCAAACCGTGCAAGAACGGTTGCAGCGTCGTGGCGACTATGACTTGCAACCATTGTTGGAGTTAGACCGTCAACAGCGGGAATTAGAACAAGCGCGATCGCAACTCCAAGCCCGTAGTAACGAAATTGGTAAACTCGTCGGACAAAAAATTAAATCTGGTAGCAGTCCTGACTCTCCAGAAGTGCAAGATTTGCGAGAAGAAGGCAACACGATCAAAACTCGGTTGAGCGAACTCGAACCGCAAGAAAGAGAGCTAAAAGAACAAATCGAAACTTTCTTGCTAACAATTCCCAACTTACCAAGCGATTCTACTCCGATTGGCAAAAACGAAACAGAAAACATTGAAGTGCGGCGTTGGGGCGATGAGTATCTGCCCCAAAACGCGAACATTCTGCCCCATTGGGAAATTGGTGAAAAGCTAGGTCTGCTCAATTTCGAGCGATCGACAAAAATAGCTCAAAGCCGTTTTGTCAGTTTAATTGGTATTGGGGCGCAGTTGGAAAGAGCGTTAATTCAATTCATGCTCGATCGCCAAACCGCCGCAGGTTATGTAGAAATTATCCCACCCTTTTTGATTAATTCTCAATCCCTCACAGCCTCCGGTCAACTACCCAAATTTGCTGAAGAAAGCTTTAAGTGCGCCAATGACGATCTGTGGCTCAGTCCCACAGCTGAAGTTCCAATTACTAATTTCTATCGAGGGGAAATTTTAACAGCAGAAGATTTGCCAATTAATCACTGTGCTTATACGCCTTGCTTTCGCCGCGAAGCTGGTAGCTATGGTAGAGATACACGGGGACTGATTCGACTACACCAATTTAATAAAGTCGAATTATACAAATTCGTCCATCCCGACACCTCGGAACAAGAGCATCAAAAACTATTGCACGACGCAGAAGCGATCTTACAGGCATTACAACTGCCTTATAGAGTTCTAGAACTGTGTACAGGCGATCTTGGCTTTTCGTCTACAAAAACCTATGACTTAGAAGTATGGCTACCCTCATCAGAAAAATATCGAGAAATCTCCAGTTGTTCTAATTGCATGGATTTTCAAGCTCGCAGGGGGAGCATTCGGTTTAAGGAAGCAGGCAAAAAAGGAACCCAGTACGTCCATACTCTCAACGGTTCCGGCTTAGCTGTAGGTCGGACAATGGCAGCAATTTTAGAAAATTACCAGCAGCCAGATGGCACGATAAAAGTACCGGAGGTGTTGCAACCTTACTTAAGGCGAGAAGTCATTGGGGAGAGGTGA
- a CDS encoding cofactor assembly of complex C subunit B — MTPILSSTLLLTLLLSVGLFFFIRASTKDRTQTLHLVSAQPEASLMAQLQQYLRSRSYTVSEVDAEKNSVTFEGVIRPSLFLAVFLSILATVGILCLILVWSLLFPNWTAAFSLLILLAPTAGIFYWKKAARKERVSLKLEANTGDRISPQSLLTVTAHRDELIQLQRSLNLKPAE; from the coding sequence ATGACTCCGATTCTCTCATCGACCCTACTGCTGACTTTATTGCTGTCAGTGGGGCTATTTTTCTTCATTCGAGCCTCTACTAAAGACCGAACGCAAACGCTCCATCTGGTGTCCGCACAGCCAGAAGCTTCGTTGATGGCGCAACTACAACAGTATTTGCGCTCGCGTTCCTACACTGTGTCCGAGGTGGATGCTGAGAAAAATTCTGTTACGTTTGAGGGAGTTATCCGACCGAGCTTGTTTCTAGCTGTGTTTCTCTCAATCCTTGCCACGGTGGGAATTCTTTGCCTGATCTTGGTTTGGTCGTTACTATTTCCAAACTGGACGGCGGCTTTCTCGCTCCTGATTTTGCTAGCTCCAACAGCAGGTATTTTCTATTGGAAAAAAGCAGCCAGGAAAGAACGGGTATCTCTTAAATTAGAGGCAAATACGGGCGATCGCATCTCGCCACAAAGCCTACTCACAGTCACCGCTCATCGGGATGAGTTAATTCAATTGCAGCGATCGCTGAATTTGAAGCCAGCAGAGTAA
- a CDS encoding GNAT family N-acetyltransferase, with translation MIETKILNFEMRFAEPDDVPVVLQFIKELAEYEQLSHEVVATEAILRESLFGDRKGAEVILGYYQKQPVSFALFFHNFSTFLGRAGIYLEDLYVKPEMRGRGIGRVMLSYLAYLAQERNCGRLEWWVLDWNETAINFYQKLGAVPMNEWTVFRVTDRSLIDLAQEFAV, from the coding sequence ATGATTGAAACTAAAATTCTCAATTTTGAGATGAGATTTGCCGAACCGGATGACGTACCAGTAGTATTACAATTTATCAAAGAGCTGGCTGAGTACGAGCAACTGAGTCATGAAGTTGTTGCTACTGAAGCTATTTTACGAGAGTCTCTTTTTGGCGACAGAAAAGGCGCAGAAGTTATTTTAGGTTACTATCAAAAGCAACCTGTCAGTTTTGCACTTTTCTTTCATAACTTCTCAACATTTCTCGGACGTGCGGGTATTTATCTAGAAGATTTGTACGTAAAACCAGAGATGCGCGGACGGGGAATCGGTCGTGTTATGCTCAGTTATCTAGCCTATCTTGCTCAAGAGCGAAACTGCGGTCGCTTGGAGTGGTGGGTATTAGACTGGAATGAGACAGCAATAAACTTTTATCAAAAACTAGGAGCAGTACCAATGAATGAGTGGACTGTCTTCAGAGTAACCGACCGATCGTTGATAGATTTAGCCCAGGAGTTTGCGGTTTAA
- a CDS encoding phosphate-starvation-inducible PsiE family protein, with protein sequence MKLLRKLISPLVDKNTNPNFLVFVDKVEDFFAKLLTLAMLGVILFAIIDLGVTLAKELLLVSELGNFSAGLLRIFGLFLNILIALEITQNITSYLSSHIIQIEMVIVTSLIAIARKIIILDLGKITDSQLLALAAAIIALSICYWLVRRTNAKYPPHKGH encoded by the coding sequence ATGAAGTTATTGCGAAAACTAATATCACCCCTAGTAGATAAAAACACGAATCCAAATTTTTTAGTTTTTGTTGATAAAGTAGAAGATTTTTTTGCCAAACTCTTAACGCTAGCAATGTTAGGAGTTATTTTATTTGCCATTATAGATTTGGGCGTGACTTTAGCTAAAGAACTGCTACTTGTTTCTGAACTAGGGAATTTTTCTGCTGGCTTACTCAGAATATTTGGTTTATTTTTAAACATTCTTATTGCTCTAGAAATTACGCAAAATATTACTTCTTATCTTAGCAGTCATATCATTCAAATCGAGATGGTAATTGTCACATCTTTAATTGCAATTGCTCGCAAAATTATCATTCTCGATCTTGGCAAAATTACTGATTCTCAACTATTAGCACTTGCGGCAGCGATTATTGCTCTTTCTATTTGTTACTGGTTAGTCAGACGCACTAATGCCAAATATCCGCCACATAAAGGGCATTAA
- a CDS encoding NAD(P)/FAD-dependent oxidoreductase: MKIYDWIVVGGGIAGAALSYELVQQGFSVLLLEQDPTGQNATRYSYGGLAFWSGTTDTMRQLCAEGIARHRILSEELAADTQFRELDLLLTIAADDDPAAVAATYADFAIPPQFLSISEACELEPLLNPDAIAGALTVKHGHINAEKTAQAYIQAFLRAGGDLQFAQVLKLWQQGDKVEGVKTVSETYCSANTAICAGGLSRALLKAAGISIELYFTHAELIDIPPVDIQLRSLVMPARLQRFQLEAASTTNDRLWDEQGLELAPPILDAGAIQFLDGSLRLGQLSRTLTDTQAIINPEASEATIRASVGQILPALKNLPGTWHHCLVSFSRVSKAERSYPLPLIGNIPGKTGIHTFSGFSNPLVIIPPLAQRFARSVISYE, from the coding sequence ATGAAAATATACGATTGGATTGTAGTAGGTGGAGGTATTGCTGGCGCAGCTTTGAGCTACGAATTAGTTCAGCAAGGCTTTTCCGTCCTGCTGCTAGAACAAGATCCAACAGGACAAAATGCGACTCGCTATAGCTATGGTGGTTTAGCTTTTTGGTCTGGTACTACCGATACGATGCGTCAATTGTGCGCTGAAGGAATCGCCCGTCATCGCATTCTCTCGGAAGAATTAGCCGCCGACACTCAATTTCGGGAACTAGACTTACTGCTGACAATTGCAGCTGATGACGACCCCGCAGCAGTCGCTGCTACCTATGCTGATTTTGCCATTCCGCCACAATTTCTCAGCATTTCAGAAGCCTGCGAATTAGAACCATTATTAAACCCTGACGCGATCGCCGGAGCATTGACGGTAAAACACGGTCATATCAATGCTGAAAAAACCGCTCAAGCCTACATCCAAGCCTTTTTACGGGCGGGGGGCGATCTTCAGTTTGCTCAAGTACTCAAACTCTGGCAACAAGGCGACAAGGTAGAAGGGGTAAAAACCGTTAGCGAGACGTATTGCAGTGCCAACACAGCGATCTGCGCGGGTGGATTGAGTCGTGCTTTACTCAAAGCAGCAGGCATTTCGATCGAACTGTACTTTACTCATGCTGAGTTAATTGACATTCCACCAGTTGACATCCAATTGCGATCGCTCGTGATGCCAGCTCGACTTCAACGCTTTCAACTAGAAGCCGCATCGACGACAAACGATCGCCTATGGGACGAACAAGGATTAGAACTCGCACCCCCAATTTTAGATGCTGGGGCGATTCAATTTCTCGATGGTAGCCTGCGATTAGGGCAGTTGAGCCGCACTTTGACCGATACCCAAGCCATCATTAATCCCGAAGCCAGCGAAGCTACTATTCGAGCAAGTGTAGGGCAAATTTTACCAGCACTCAAAAACCTGCCGGGAACTTGGCATCACTGTTTAGTTAGTTTCAGCCGCGTTAGCAAAGCTGAACGAAGTTATCCCCTGCCACTAATCGGTAACATTCCTGGCAAAACAGGCATCCACACCTTCTCTGGATTCAGCAATCCCCTCGTTATCATCCCACCCCTAGCGCAGCGCTTTGCTCGTTCAGTTATCAGTTATGAGTGA
- the nth gene encoding endonuclease III, producing the protein MNITRKWASKKQRALEILVRLKRLYPNAPCTLNYATPVQLLVATILSAQCTDERVNLVTPALFGQFPDAEALAKAEPVEIENLIRSTGFYRNKAKNIQAACRILVAEYGGQVPPSMEQLLRLPGVARKTANVVLAHAFGINAGVTVDTHVKRLSYRLGLTKNTDPIHIERDLIRLLPSDDWENFSIRIIYHGRAICKARNPACQACLLSDLCPSADLPLLDEIPPSVLSEE; encoded by the coding sequence GTGAACATAACTCGGAAGTGGGCATCGAAAAAACAACGGGCATTGGAAATTCTAGTGCGCCTGAAGCGGCTGTACCCCAATGCCCCTTGTACGCTCAATTATGCAACACCTGTTCAGCTTCTGGTTGCAACTATACTTTCAGCTCAGTGTACGGACGAGCGCGTGAACTTAGTCACGCCTGCTTTATTCGGGCAGTTTCCCGATGCTGAAGCACTAGCTAAGGCGGAACCAGTTGAGATTGAAAATCTCATCCGTTCGACAGGGTTCTATCGCAACAAAGCTAAGAACATTCAAGCCGCCTGCCGGATCTTGGTAGCGGAATATGGAGGACAAGTTCCTCCCAGCATGGAACAGCTTTTACGCTTGCCAGGAGTGGCGCGAAAAACGGCAAATGTGGTGCTGGCTCATGCCTTTGGGATTAATGCTGGAGTCACGGTAGATACCCACGTCAAACGCTTGAGCTATCGTTTAGGATTGACGAAAAATACAGATCCCATTCACATCGAGCGCGATTTGATTCGGTTGCTCCCCTCAGATGACTGGGAAAACTTTTCAATTCGGATTATTTATCACGGACGAGCTATTTGCAAAGCACGCAATCCTGCATGTCAGGCATGTTTGCTCTCCGATTTGTGTCCCTCAGCCGATCTGCCGTTATTAGACGAGATTCCCCCTAGTGTTTTGAGTGAGGAGTGA
- the aat gene encoding leucyl/phenylalanyl-tRNA--protein transferase: MTKYDVSAIVEGYAQGYFLMADETGENLSWYSCSDRTFIPLDERFHYPKSLRRVLNSNRFTVAINRDFKAVVAGCANRQTTWISSQLKEIYWLLYQSGYAYSFETWQGDELAGGILGIAIGGAFIGESMFYHIPEASKVAMVRLVERLRDRHFVFFDAQMMNPHLARFGAYTVSEKEYRSLLRLAWKSSCSFA, from the coding sequence ATGACCAAATATGACGTGTCTGCAATCGTAGAGGGATATGCCCAAGGCTATTTCCTGATGGCTGACGAGACAGGTGAAAATTTGAGTTGGTATTCTTGCAGCGATCGCACTTTCATTCCCTTGGATGAAAGATTTCATTATCCTAAGTCTTTACGGCGAGTTTTAAACTCTAACCGTTTTACTGTTGCCATTAATCGCGATTTCAAAGCTGTGGTAGCTGGATGTGCTAACCGCCAAACAACTTGGATTTCCTCTCAATTAAAAGAAATTTACTGGTTGCTCTATCAATCTGGTTATGCTTATAGTTTTGAAACTTGGCAAGGAGATGAATTAGCAGGAGGAATTTTAGGAATTGCGATTGGTGGTGCTTTTATCGGTGAGTCAATGTTTTATCACATCCCCGAAGCTTCTAAAGTCGCAATGGTGAGGTTAGTCGAAAGATTGCGCGATCGCCACTTTGTTTTCTTCGACGCTCAAATGATGAACCCTCACTTAGCAAGATTTGGGGCTTACACAGTCAGCGAGAAAGAATATCGTTCTTTACTCCGTCTCGCTTGGAAAAGCTCTTGTTCTTTCGCTTAA
- the rseP gene encoding RIP metalloprotease RseP has product MSVLAAIAVLAVLILVHELGHFIAARSQGIHVNRFSLGFGPILWKYQGPETEYAVRAFPLGGFVGFPDDDPDSTIPPNDPNLLRNRPILDRAIVISAGVIANLIFAYLLLVTQVGTVGVQKFVPEPGVLVPVVATDVSSVAAKAGIQPGDVILAIEGKRLEAVPGTLEYVKQTIATHPNQPLELQLQRGDRTLDLTITPERSPEGQGRIGVQLNPNGKLETRRAANILQAFNVGANEFQKIVVLTGQGFVQLISNFSQTANQVAGPVKIVEFGANIAQSNPANLLQFAALISINLAIINILPLPALDGGQLAFLFVEGLRGKPLPTRIQDGVMQTGLMLLLGLGIFLIVRDTANLPWVQKFFQ; this is encoded by the coding sequence ATGTCAGTTTTGGCAGCGATCGCAGTCTTAGCCGTTTTAATTTTGGTACACGAGCTAGGACACTTTATAGCCGCACGGTCACAGGGTATTCATGTCAATCGTTTTTCCTTGGGCTTTGGACCGATTTTGTGGAAATATCAGGGACCGGAAACCGAATACGCGGTTCGTGCTTTTCCCTTGGGTGGTTTCGTGGGATTTCCTGACGACGATCCCGATAGTACGATTCCTCCTAATGACCCCAATCTTTTACGCAATCGCCCGATTCTCGATCGCGCAATTGTCATTAGTGCTGGGGTAATTGCCAACTTAATTTTTGCCTACTTGCTTTTGGTGACTCAAGTAGGAACTGTAGGCGTGCAAAAATTCGTCCCCGAACCTGGGGTACTCGTCCCTGTGGTGGCTACAGATGTGAGTTCTGTGGCTGCTAAGGCGGGCATTCAACCAGGAGATGTAATTTTAGCAATCGAGGGAAAGCGATTAGAGGCTGTTCCCGGGACTTTGGAATACGTCAAGCAGACGATCGCAACGCATCCCAACCAACCTTTAGAACTACAACTTCAACGGGGCGATCGAACTCTAGATTTAACTATTACGCCAGAACGCAGCCCTGAAGGTCAAGGACGGATCGGCGTTCAACTCAACCCCAACGGTAAACTAGAAACTCGCCGTGCTGCGAATATTCTGCAAGCTTTCAACGTGGGAGCAAACGAATTCCAAAAAATTGTCGTTCTCACGGGTCAGGGATTCGTCCAACTGATTAGTAACTTCAGCCAAACTGCCAACCAAGTTGCAGGACCAGTCAAAATTGTAGAGTTTGGCGCAAATATTGCCCAATCGAATCCAGCTAATTTACTTCAATTTGCCGCTTTAATCAGCATCAACCTTGCTATCATCAACATCTTGCCTCTACCAGCTCTAGATGGTGGTCAATTGGCGTTCTTATTTGTGGAAGGACTGCGCGGTAAGCCCCTACCGACTCGCATTCAAGACGGCGTAATGCAAACAGGGCTAATGCTATTGTTAGGATTGGGAATTTTCCTGATCGTGCGCGATACTGCTAACCTACCTTGGGTGCAAAAGTTCTTTCAGTGA
- the rpsN gene encoding 30S ribosomal protein S14 codes for MAKKSMIEREKKRQKIVAKYADKREALLEDFHNAESQVEKLEIHRQIQRLPRSSSRTRLHNRCWVTGRPRGYYRDFGLSRNVLREWAHEGLLPGVVKSSW; via the coding sequence ATGGCTAAAAAGAGCATGATCGAGCGCGAGAAAAAGCGCCAAAAGATAGTTGCAAAGTATGCTGACAAACGTGAGGCATTACTTGAGGATTTTCACAACGCCGAATCTCAAGTCGAGAAACTAGAAATCCATCGGCAAATTCAACGCTTACCCCGCAGTAGCTCTCGCACCCGCCTCCACAATCGTTGCTGGGTTACGGGTCGTCCTAGAGGGTATTACAGAGACTTTGGGCTGTCTCGGAACGTGTTGAGAGAGTGGGCGCACGAAGGGCTATTACCAGGAGTCGTTAAGTCGAGCTGGTAG
- a CDS encoding DUF3611 family protein, with protein MFDKSGTKPPPASLESIANQFRLTGWIGFWSQIVLGVVSAIVLLLFAVFSQRTGSPSNNPGTGFGIFLAVCGLIALGMSVYCAFRYTRLGRQLRSSNPANRPRKVYTIQVIKFALVVNLVGMLLSLFGAYAIIGTLFARAISPQAIATGIFDPNRIIGGLDILAVQANTNTIFAHFLGLSSALWLLNRINRS; from the coding sequence ATGTTTGATAAGTCGGGTACGAAGCCTCCTCCGGCATCGCTTGAATCCATTGCTAACCAGTTTCGGCTGACTGGTTGGATTGGCTTCTGGTCGCAGATCGTTTTGGGTGTTGTTTCTGCCATAGTTTTATTGCTATTTGCCGTATTCAGTCAGCGAACTGGTAGTCCTAGTAACAATCCTGGGACTGGATTTGGTATTTTTCTCGCTGTCTGCGGCTTGATTGCCCTTGGCATGAGCGTCTACTGTGCTTTTCGATACACCAGACTAGGCAGACAACTTCGGTCATCTAATCCTGCTAACCGTCCGCGCAAAGTTTATACGATTCAAGTGATCAAATTTGCTTTAGTCGTTAACTTGGTAGGAATGCTCTTGAGCCTGTTTGGAGCTTATGCGATTATTGGGACTCTATTTGCTAGAGCCATATCACCCCAGGCGATCGCAACCGGAATATTCGATCCCAATCGGATTATTGGCGGATTGGACATATTAGCAGTGCAAGCAAACACGAACACCATTTTTGCTCACTTTCTGGGATTATCCAGCGCTTTATGGCTACTCAATCGGATTAATCGGAGTTAA
- a CDS encoding PadR family transcriptional regulator, translating into MRIEDIYQFFQNPPPTYLSQELAVCYVLSVLLKGESYGTELIQKLESEYPNYRLSDTVLYSALKFLEDEKAILGYWKKVEGRGRPRRMYQISPEWQVQAQELSRLWQEYISKVVR; encoded by the coding sequence ATGAGAATTGAGGATATTTATCAGTTTTTCCAAAATCCTCCTCCGACCTATTTGAGCCAAGAACTTGCAGTATGTTACGTGCTGTCAGTTTTGTTAAAAGGAGAATCCTACGGCACGGAACTGATTCAAAAGCTGGAGAGCGAATACCCTAATTATCGCCTTTCCGATACAGTCCTATATAGCGCACTTAAGTTCCTGGAAGATGAAAAGGCAATTCTCGGCTACTGGAAGAAGGTTGAGGGAAGAGGGCGACCGCGACGGATGTATCAGATAAGCCCAGAATGGCAAGTACAGGCGCAGGAGTTATCTCGACTGTGGCAAGAGTATATTAGTAAGGTGGTACGCTAA
- a CDS encoding GAF domain-containing sensor histidine kinase has translation MPASAEFISLCRSQVALLTQGMGAALSVVYLTERLVEEGTAQEKLIPVVAYPESAVRWQGLELNSAALPATTSRLQPPRLQAKATAKNIDTVSLPELPTEANVAEAAETADKALVPSQQIVLPLLNEGVLIGLLVTSREDRAWNERERHEIERVAQTLALARLLDRRRERSEQQLSQQKQLQAQQRELLDNLLHQFRNPLTALRTFGKLLLKRLLPGDANRAVADNIVRESDRLQELLQQFDRVIDMTEEDLEPTKSLPPATEVRSAIPILNTPLPLLPNREGTQSEICTIEDVLKPLLASAWAIAQERNLELQADLPPNLPAVRAHLRELREVLSNLLDNAIKYTPPGGKIYVQAGLERDNFQGIAISDTGVGIPPQDKERIFDRHYRGRQADSDIPGTGLGLAIAKALIEQMQGTIEVFSPALWHPTPESSGGTTFIVWLMVMGNG, from the coding sequence ATGCCTGCCAGTGCTGAGTTTATTTCATTGTGTCGCTCTCAAGTTGCCTTGCTAACCCAAGGAATGGGGGCGGCTTTGAGCGTGGTATATCTGACGGAAAGATTAGTAGAGGAAGGAACAGCACAGGAGAAGCTGATCCCTGTCGTAGCCTATCCAGAGTCAGCAGTGAGGTGGCAGGGACTAGAGTTAAATAGTGCAGCACTTCCTGCTACAACAAGTCGCCTTCAGCCACCGCGATTGCAAGCAAAAGCCACTGCAAAAAATATAGATACTGTATCTTTGCCGGAACTACCGACCGAGGCAAATGTAGCTGAAGCGGCAGAAACGGCAGATAAAGCGCTAGTACCGAGCCAACAGATTGTTTTACCACTGCTTAATGAAGGAGTGTTAATTGGACTACTCGTGACTAGTCGGGAGGATAGAGCATGGAACGAGCGAGAACGGCATGAAATCGAACGAGTGGCGCAAACGCTAGCGTTGGCAAGACTTTTAGATCGGCGACGAGAGCGATCGGAGCAGCAGCTCAGCCAGCAAAAGCAACTACAAGCCCAGCAGCGAGAGTTATTAGATAACTTACTGCACCAGTTTCGCAACCCACTGACGGCGTTGCGGACGTTCGGCAAATTGCTGCTCAAGCGCCTGCTGCCTGGAGATGCAAACCGAGCTGTGGCAGACAATATCGTGAGAGAAAGCGATCGCTTGCAAGAATTGCTGCAACAATTCGATCGAGTCATCGACATGACAGAGGAAGATTTAGAACCAACCAAATCCCTTCCTCCAGCCACAGAGGTGCGATCGGCAATACCTATACTCAATACCCCTTTACCACTGCTGCCCAATCGCGAAGGCACTCAGAGCGAGATTTGCACGATTGAGGACGTGCTAAAACCCTTGCTAGCTTCTGCTTGGGCGATCGCTCAAGAACGCAACTTAGAGCTGCAAGCAGATCTGCCACCAAATTTACCAGCAGTGCGCGCTCATCTAAGAGAATTGCGTGAGGTATTAAGCAATTTGCTTGACAATGCGATTAAATATACTCCGCCTGGAGGCAAAATTTACGTCCAAGCAGGATTAGAGCGAGACAACTTCCAGGGCATCGCCATTAGCGACACGGGGGTAGGTATCCCCCCGCAAGATAAGGAGCGAATTTTCGATCGCCACTACCGAGGTAGACAAGCAGATTCAGATATTCCTGGTACGGGTTTGGGACTAGCAATTGCTAAGGCACTGATCGAACAAATGCAAGGCACGATTGAAGTTTTTAGTCCTGCTTTGTGGCATCCCACCCCAGAAAGTAGCGGGGGAACTACGTTTATTGTTTGGTTAATGGTAATGGGTAATGGGTAG
- the rimM gene encoding ribosome maturation factor RimM (Essential for efficient processing of 16S rRNA): MNGKNTSSKLKSQNQKPQIPDGWLAIGTIVAPQGLDGEVRVYPDSDFPERFIEPGQRWLLRPGKTEPEPIELIEGRDIPGKGLYVVALEGIEDRSQAEALRDCVLLVPESDRPELGEDEYHVVDLIGLEVFLQETGESIGTVTDVIPAGNDLLEVQLHQEAKSQKSEVKISDPPLPTPDYAVPMRRTPPPPPASQLPTHPRKVLIPFVKAIAPVVDLEMRRIEIAPPPGLLEL; the protein is encoded by the coding sequence ATGAATGGCAAAAATACGAGTTCAAAACTTAAATCTCAAAATCAAAAACCACAAATTCCCGATGGCTGGTTAGCAATTGGTACAATCGTTGCACCTCAAGGATTAGATGGAGAAGTCAGAGTTTACCCCGATTCAGACTTTCCCGAACGATTTATCGAACCAGGACAGCGTTGGTTATTGCGTCCAGGGAAAACAGAACCAGAACCAATTGAATTAATTGAAGGTCGAGATATTCCAGGTAAGGGATTGTACGTGGTAGCCTTAGAGGGAATTGAAGATCGCAGCCAAGCTGAAGCACTACGGGATTGTGTCTTGCTCGTACCAGAAAGCGATCGCCCCGAATTAGGAGAAGATGAATATCATGTCGTCGATCTGATCGGTTTAGAAGTCTTCTTACAAGAAACTGGCGAGAGCATCGGTACGGTAACAGATGTCATTCCTGCTGGAAACGACTTGTTAGAAGTACAGTTGCATCAAGAAGCCAAAAGTCAAAAGTCAGAAGTCAAAATTAGCGATCCTCCACTCCCGACTCCCGACTACGCGGTTCCGATGCGGAGGACACCTCCGCCTCCACCCGCTTCCCAACTCCCGACTCACCCAAGAAAAGTTTTGATTCCATTTGTGAAAGCGATCGCACCTGTTGTAGATCTAGAGATGAGAAGAATTGAAATCGCACCGCCACCAGGTTTGCTGGAACTGTAA